CGACGGCCCGTCCGCCGCCACGGGTGCGCTGGCCGGCGGCCTGCTCGGCGCGCTGCACGGGGAGACCGCTTTGCCGCCGGCCTGGCTGGCCGAGCTGGAGGGCCGCCCCACCATCCTGGAGCTCGCAGACGACTTCGCCATGGAGATGACCCAGGGTCCGGCCCTGCACGGCCCGGCCGGCTCCTCCCCCGGCTGGCTCGCCCGCTACCCGAGAGCCTGACCGGCCCCGTACGCCACGACGCCGGGCATCCGCGGGGCAGCCGCACGGCAGCCCCGCGAATCCACCGCAGCGGGGCCCCGCCCGTACGACGGCGCCGAGCGGCAGCCCCTCGACGGGACCCACCGCCCGGCACACCTCCGCAGAGCCGGCCCACCAAACCCTCGGCAAGGTCCGCCTCAGCCGGCCGCCCGGCGCGTCCTCGGTGAGGCCGGGCGGCAGATCCTCGGCCGGGGTGGCCCGGCCGGGGGTTCACTCCCTGGCGGTTCCTACCACCTCGTCCTTGGGGCCGGTCGGGGTCGGGAGCGTGGCCGAGGCCGCGCCGTCCCCGTCCGTGTTGATCCGCTCGATGATCGCCAGCCGCTCCGGGGTGTCCTCCGGCCTGATGTAGCCGATGAGGATGTAGAGGACCAGTGAGACCGCCAGCGGGATCGACACCTGGTACTGGAGCGGCACGCCGCCCTCGACGTTCCAGTTGATCGGGTAGTTCACCAGCCAGAAGGCGAGCAGGCCCATCGACCAGCTGACCAGGGCCGCCGTGGGGCCGGAGCGGCGGAACGTGCGCAGCAGGCCCAGCATCATGGGGATAGCCATCGGGCCCATCAGACCGGCCACCCACTTGATGACCACCGTGATGATGTCCTTGAACGCGGGCGAGTTGACCTGAGTCGCCGCCGCCATGGAGAGGCCGAGGAAGACGACTGTGGCGATTCGGGCGACCCGCAGGCCCTGGCTCTGGTTCCACGTCCGGGCCCGCGCCCAGATCACCGGCGCGCAGTCCCGGGTGAACACGGCCGCGATGGCGTTGGCGTCGGAGGAGCACATGGCCATGGTGTGCGAGAAGAAGCCGACGATGACCAGGCCCAACAGACCGTGCGGCAGGAGCTGTTCGGTCATCAGGGCGTAGGAGTCCGAGCCGTCCGGCTTCTGCGAATCGACCAGCAGCGGCGACATCCACATGGGGAAGAACAGCACCAGCGGCCAGACCAGCCACAGGATCGCCGAGAGGCGGGCCGAGCGCTCGGCCTCCTTGGCGTTGCGCGTGGCCATGTAGCGCTGGGCCTGGTTGAGCATGCCCCCGTTGTACTCGAAGAGCTTGATGAAGAGGAACGCGAGCAGGAACACCGTGCCGAATTCGCCGACCAGCGGTTTCTCGTGGCCCTGGAGCTCGGGCTGGTCCCACACGCCGAAGAAGCCGCCGTGGTCGTCGAGGCGTACGAACACCGCCACGAACATCGCGATGCCGGCCAGCAACTGGATGATGAACTGCCCGAGTTCGGTCAGCGCGTCCGCCCACAGGCCGCCGATGGTGCAGTAGATCGCGGTGATGCCGCCGGTGATGAGGATGCCCTGGTTGAGGCTGATCCCCGTGAAGACGGACAGCAGCGTGGCGATCGCCGCCCACTTCGCGCCCACGTCCACGATCTTCAGCAGCATCCCGGACCAGGCCAGCGCCTGCTGCGTCTTGAGGTCGTAGCGGTTCTTCAGGTACTCCAGCGGGGAGGCCACATGGAGCCGGGAGCGCAGCCGGTTGATGCGCGGGGCGAACAGCTTCGACCCGATGGCGATGCCGAGGGCGATGGGGAAGGACCAGGTGACGAAGGACGTGACGCCGTAGGTGTAGGCGATGCCCGCGTACCCGGTGAACATCACCGCGCTGTAGCCCGACATGTGGTGCGAGATGCCGGAGAGCCACCACGGCATCTTGCCGCCGGCGGTGAAGAAGTCGCTGACGTTGTCGACGCGTTTGTGCGACCAGACGCCGATCGCGACCATCACGGCGAAGTAGCCGATGAGCACGGCCCAGTCGAGACCGTTCATGAATCCCCTTCCACGGTGCTGCCGCCAGGGTCAGGCATGTGAACTCTGGGTTCGGTGACGTGCGCACGGCAAGCAAGGGGAAGGTCAAGAGACCGTAAAATAGTTCGGTGAGGTGACCTCAGTTTATGTACATGAACCGACACATGGGCTGCGGGCTTGGCCGGAAATCGCCCTCATCGCATCAGCTCGCCCGCGTTCACCAGCAGTGACTGCCCCGTGATCGCCCGGGCCCGGTCCGACGC
This is a stretch of genomic DNA from Streptomyces hawaiiensis. It encodes these proteins:
- a CDS encoding sodium:solute symporter family protein, encoding MNGLDWAVLIGYFAVMVAIGVWSHKRVDNVSDFFTAGGKMPWWLSGISHHMSGYSAVMFTGYAGIAYTYGVTSFVTWSFPIALGIAIGSKLFAPRINRLRSRLHVASPLEYLKNRYDLKTQQALAWSGMLLKIVDVGAKWAAIATLLSVFTGISLNQGILITGGITAIYCTIGGLWADALTELGQFIIQLLAGIAMFVAVFVRLDDHGGFFGVWDQPELQGHEKPLVGEFGTVFLLAFLFIKLFEYNGGMLNQAQRYMATRNAKEAERSARLSAILWLVWPLVLFFPMWMSPLLVDSQKPDGSDSYALMTEQLLPHGLLGLVIVGFFSHTMAMCSSDANAIAAVFTRDCAPVIWARARTWNQSQGLRVARIATVVFLGLSMAAATQVNSPAFKDIITVVIKWVAGLMGPMAIPMMLGLLRTFRRSGPTAALVSWSMGLLAFWLVNYPINWNVEGGVPLQYQVSIPLAVSLVLYILIGYIRPEDTPERLAIIERINTDGDGAASATLPTPTGPKDEVVGTARE